One window of Methanogenium organophilum genomic DNA carries:
- a CDS encoding M1 family metallopeptidase yields MTEERLFTYYPSDFGTIPARVCHMDLIFDIYDTHTVVHSEMLLRAYDTPIETLFLNAKNLEIQNVSCPVHETTYTYDTKNSLLNIHFAEPILPNEEFEIHTDTICRPTSNVLEGLYYDVTPDGAPPQQITQCQQWGFQRLVPCIDDMTAKCTYTTTIIADNRYTNLITNGDIITPRHPVTDDRDSITYDNSVTPMAPYLFFLGVGTYATFTRPFEYPDSTTFTLELLGPPGTDPALAEKSLDILADSILWIYLFTGSECYTSPETRKEIYRLSGERNRLIQAGSPEEEVRVIRSLISELNETISPGYRYTGTVYREIGMQNSDFGGMENVGNTTITTNRLLPFPDATDAAFEYLMRVKVHEFYHNLNGSEVTGKSPFEIWLNEAVTVHIENAYHIFHFGEDYTRLETVLTLLTPSGGTLFYDSGAGSMPIEPEGFNDPNELITGVTYVKAPEFVRMIETLTGREAFAKALDCYHKRYQHANASRDDWIHAIEETTGQNFTRFSEQWLTQTGFPVVTATDRYDAERQELALTFSQKQRPDKKEWEMPITYAVFNHSGEKTASGCFRMDTPDYTLVIPQTRSPAFISLNRGASFYGRLEYDPGMKALSLQAKMDDDITSRFLAFTRLCETEIIRLMQEPEAAVKSTLTDLIADIFSDEALLLEAGGLFLTIFDSVGDEHYAHHYTDLYHARRRLIQATAERHFSLISHVYATYATDVPSPEDIAGDVARLKRRQVKNTALSFLAALDTPDVHDILIRQYRNGATATDRVSAFAHIVNCSSPERISVIHDFYEKSRNNPVAWETYLSSLAGIASAADIGLIREAAASDAFSLEMANDQRALFGRFAQNKKISLETPEGRALTEEILLTLAPVNEYSTVNMLSVFGNLDRMKEEHQAPLINILLRLLDATDPQKTPSVYNTARRIRAASPAATAVWKTKSGKPIPKTRT; encoded by the coding sequence ATGACCGAAGAGCGCCTCTTCACCTATTATCCCTCAGATTTCGGTACAATTCCTGCCAGGGTCTGTCATATGGACCTGATATTTGATATCTATGATACCCACACCGTGGTGCATTCAGAGATGTTACTCAGGGCTTATGACACCCCGATTGAAACGCTTTTCCTCAATGCAAAGAATCTGGAGATACAGAATGTCTCCTGTCCGGTGCATGAAACGACATACACCTATGATACAAAAAACAGCCTGCTCAATATACACTTCGCAGAGCCCATCCTGCCAAACGAGGAATTTGAGATCCACACCGATACGATCTGCCGCCCGACATCGAACGTGCTGGAGGGCCTGTATTATGATGTCACCCCGGACGGTGCCCCGCCCCAGCAGATAACGCAGTGCCAGCAATGGGGATTCCAGCGCCTCGTTCCCTGCATCGATGACATGACAGCGAAATGTACATACACCACAACAATCATCGCTGACAACCGCTATACAAACCTCATCACCAATGGTGACATCATCACCCCCCGACATCCGGTTACAGACGACCGTGACAGCATCACCTATGATAACAGCGTCACACCAATGGCACCGTATCTCTTCTTCCTTGGTGTTGGCACCTATGCGACATTCACACGGCCGTTTGAGTACCCGGACAGCACTACCTTCACCCTCGAACTCCTGGGGCCGCCCGGAACAGACCCCGCACTCGCAGAGAAATCACTTGACATTCTTGCAGACAGTATTCTCTGGATCTATCTCTTCACCGGTTCGGAATGCTATACATCCCCCGAAACACGTAAGGAGATCTACCGTTTGTCAGGAGAACGAAACCGCCTCATACAGGCGGGATCACCGGAAGAGGAAGTCCGGGTCATCCGATCACTCATCTCAGAGCTGAACGAAACAATTTCACCGGGATACCGGTATACCGGTACTGTCTACCGTGAAATCGGGATGCAGAACTCTGATTTTGGCGGCATGGAGAATGTGGGCAATACTACTATCACCACGAACCGGCTTCTTCCGTTTCCGGATGCAACAGATGCCGCATTTGAATACCTCATGCGGGTGAAAGTGCATGAATTCTATCATAACCTGAACGGATCTGAGGTGACCGGGAAGAGCCCCTTTGAGATCTGGCTGAATGAGGCGGTGACAGTTCATATCGAAAATGCATACCACATCTTCCATTTCGGTGAGGATTATACCCGCCTCGAAACCGTCCTTACCCTTCTAACACCTTCAGGCGGCACACTCTTCTATGATAGCGGGGCAGGTTCGATGCCCATTGAACCAGAGGGGTTCAATGACCCGAATGAACTGATTACCGGTGTCACCTATGTTAAGGCCCCGGAATTTGTGCGCATGATTGAAACACTGACCGGAAGAGAGGCATTTGCCAAAGCACTCGACTGCTATCATAAGCGCTATCAACATGCAAATGCATCCCGCGACGACTGGATACATGCAATCGAGGAGACAACCGGCCAGAATTTCACCAGATTTTCGGAGCAATGGCTGACCCAGACCGGCTTCCCGGTCGTCACAGCAACCGATCGGTATGATGCAGAGAGACAGGAACTGGCACTCACATTCAGCCAAAAACAGCGCCCCGACAAAAAGGAATGGGAAATGCCTATCACGTATGCAGTATTCAACCATTCCGGAGAGAAGACCGCTTCCGGATGTTTCCGGATGGATACACCGGATTACACATTAGTCATTCCACAAACCAGGAGCCCGGCCTTTATTTCTCTAAACCGCGGGGCATCCTTCTACGGCAGGCTGGAGTACGACCCCGGAATGAAAGCACTCTCTCTCCAGGCTAAAATGGATGACGACATCACCAGCCGGTTTCTGGCATTCACGCGACTCTGTGAAACAGAGATCATCCGCCTGATGCAGGAACCCGAAGCGGCGGTCAAGAGCACTCTCACCGATCTTATTGCAGATATCTTCTCTGATGAAGCACTCCTTTTAGAGGCAGGCGGGCTCTTTTTAACCATCTTCGACTCGGTAGGAGACGAACACTATGCGCACCACTACACTGACCTGTACCACGCCCGCAGACGACTGATACAGGCCACGGCAGAACGCCATTTTTCCCTCATCTCCCATGTCTACGCCACATATGCAACGGATGTTCCCTCTCCCGAAGATATTGCAGGTGATGTGGCCCGTCTAAAGCGGCGCCAGGTAAAAAACACCGCGCTCTCCTTCCTCGCGGCATTGGACACACCAGACGTACATGACATACTCATTCGCCAGTACCGGAATGGGGCAACCGCAACGGACAGGGTGAGTGCATTTGCGCACATTGTGAACTGCAGCAGTCCTGAGCGTATATCTGTCATTCATGATTTCTACGAAAAATCACGGAACAATCCGGTCGCCTGGGAGACATACCTGAGTTCCCTTGCAGGCATCGCATCTGCAGCAGATATCGGGCTCATTCGTGAGGCAGCAGCATCTGACGCTTTCAGCCTGGAGATGGCCAATGACCAGCGGGCACTTTTTGGCAGATTTGCCCAAAACAAAAAGATCTCACTGGAGACGCCGGAGGGGAGAGCGCTTACCGAAGAGATTCTTCTCACCCTTGCACCGGTGAATGAATACAGCACTGTCAATATGCTCTCCGTCTTTGGCAATCTTGACCGCATGAAAGAGGAGCATCAGGCACCACTGATTAATATCCTGCTGCGTCTGCTGGATGCAACAGATCCACAAAAAACACCCAGTGTCTATAACACCGCCCGCAGAATACGTGCGGCATCACCTGCGGCAACAGCCGTGTGGAAAACAAAAAGCGGAAAACCGATCCCAAAAACCCGTACATAA